Proteins encoded by one window of Arachis ipaensis cultivar K30076 chromosome B04, Araip1.1, whole genome shotgun sequence:
- the LOC107639144 gene encoding transport and Golgi organization 2 homolog, whose amino-acid sequence MCIAVFMWQAHTKYPFILLHNRDEFYYRPTEPLGWWAGDIILGGRDELGGGTWLGSTRDGRVAFLTNFREVESLPEPKTRGDLPLRFLQSKKSPQEFAEQIVEEAHVYNGFNLVCVDICSSTMVYVFNRPKPGYFSVTPGIHVLTNAALDAPWPKAERLRHSFKELVDRYGESEFPIKEMVEQLMTNTIKDEDGKLPGIHPPERERPMSSIFVKEDLTRYGTRSTSALLVKSNKEVSFYEKYLDKEQWRENTVAYQINET is encoded by the exons ATGTGTATCGCAGTGTTCATGTGGCAAGCTCATACAAAATACCCCTTCATTCTCTTACACAACAGGGACGAATTCTATTACCG GCCCACAGAGCCGTTAGGATGGTGGGCCGGCGACATTATATTGGGCGGAAGGGATGAGCTCGGCGGTGGCACATGGTTGGGCTCCACCAGAGATGGAAGGGTGGCTTTCCTCACCAATTTCAGGGAAGTTGAAAGCCTTCCAGAACCCAAGACCAGGGGAGACTTGCCCCTCCGATTCCTTCAG AGTAAGAAGAGTCCTCAGGAGTTTGCAGAGCAAATTGTTGAAGAGGCACATGTATATAATGGCTTCAATCTAGTTTGTGTTGATATTTGCAGCTCAACCATGGTTTATGTCTTCAATAGGCCTAAGCCAGGTTATTTTTCTGTAACACCAGGAATTCATGTCTTGACAAATGCAGCCCTGGATGCTCCTTGGCCCAAG GCAGAACGACTGCGCCATAGTTTCAAGGAGCTTGTTGATCGCTATGGTGAAAGCGAATTTCCCATCAAAGAAATGGTTGAGCAACTAATGACAAACACGATTAAGGACGAGGATGGCAAGCTACCTGGGATTCATCCTCCAGAACGAGAACGCCCCATGAGTTCCATCTTTGTCAAAGAGGATTTG ACACGTTATGGCACTAGAAGCACTTCTGCATTGCTTGTGAAATCGAACAAAGAAGTTAGCTTCTACGAGAAATATCTGGATAAGGAGCAATGGAGAGAGAACACGGTGGCCTATCAGATAAATGAGACATAA